One window of the Acaryochloris sp. CCMEE 5410 genome contains the following:
- a CDS encoding SWIM zinc finger domain-containing protein produces the protein MTMTWTVEQVIALSPDDKSTKNGKSLATASKWQTLGTNQQAIWGECRGSGKKPYRTQIDLSEPAFRCSCPSRKFPCKHSLALFLLLVNQVELFTAADPPDWVQEWLEKRSQTASRKQAKAATADPEAQSKRIAQREAKILAGLADLDQWLQDLMRQGLATAQIQPYSFWEQAAARMVDAQAPSLARRLREMASIPHTGGNWPSRLLAELGKLYLLVQGYQRLATLPEDAQAELRSQIGWTQKQEDLLTSPSALAVKDTWSVLGKRITTEDNLNVQRVWLWGITHQRPALILSFGYQNQPLDTSLRPGTQVSAELVFYPGLYPLRALVKARQPGVDLIPPQGGAANIADAIAHYGTAMATNPWLVQFPLLLTTIIPHRTDQQWHIADTHGHQLPLQSGFDPWPLLALSGGHPVILFGEWNGHSLFPLSLWAGDRFISC, from the coding sequence ATGACGATGACTTGGACGGTTGAGCAAGTGATTGCTCTATCACCGGACGATAAATCCACCAAAAACGGTAAAAGTTTAGCCACTGCCAGTAAATGGCAGACTTTAGGCACCAATCAACAGGCCATTTGGGGTGAATGTCGCGGCAGTGGTAAGAAACCCTACCGAACCCAAATCGATCTGAGCGAACCAGCCTTTCGCTGTAGTTGCCCCAGTCGCAAGTTTCCCTGCAAACATTCCCTAGCCCTGTTCCTATTGCTTGTTAACCAAGTGGAATTATTTACCGCCGCCGATCCCCCCGACTGGGTTCAGGAATGGTTAGAGAAGCGATCGCAAACCGCATCCCGTAAGCAGGCCAAGGCCGCTACTGCCGACCCAGAGGCCCAATCCAAACGCATCGCCCAGCGGGAAGCCAAAATCCTGGCTGGTCTAGCCGATTTGGACCAGTGGCTCCAGGATTTAATGCGTCAGGGCTTAGCCACGGCCCAAATCCAACCCTATAGCTTTTGGGAACAGGCTGCTGCCCGCATGGTCGATGCCCAAGCGCCTAGTCTAGCCCGCCGCCTGCGAGAAATGGCCAGTATTCCCCACACGGGTGGCAATTGGCCATCTCGCCTATTGGCTGAATTAGGCAAGCTCTATTTACTCGTGCAAGGGTATCAGCGACTGGCCACTTTACCAGAAGATGCACAAGCGGAATTGCGATCGCAAATCGGTTGGACCCAAAAACAAGAGGATCTGCTCACTAGCCCCTCCGCGCTGGCAGTCAAGGATACCTGGTCAGTCCTGGGCAAACGGATCACCACCGAAGACAACTTAAATGTTCAGCGCGTCTGGCTATGGGGCATCACCCATCAACGCCCCGCCCTCATTCTGAGTTTTGGGTATCAAAATCAGCCCCTCGACACCAGTTTGAGACCAGGCACTCAAGTTTCAGCAGAGCTGGTTTTCTATCCAGGGCTCTATCCCCTACGAGCGTTAGTCAAAGCGCGACAGCCTGGCGTTGACCTTATCCCTCCACAGGGAGGTGCAGCCAATATTGCGGACGCCATCGCCCATTACGGAACGGCAATGGCGACCAATCCTTGGCTCGTGCAGTTTCCGTTGCTGTTAACCACCATTATCCCTCACCGGACGGATCAACAATGGCACATCGCTGATACCCATGGGCATCAACTGCCCCTCCAGTCAGGATTTGATCCATGGCCCCTGCTAGCCTTAAGTGGGGGTCATCCAGTGATACTCTTTGGAGAATGGAATGGCCACAGCCTTTTCCCCCTCAGCCTTTGGGCTGGCGACCGATTTATCTCTTGCTAG
- a CDS encoding DUF5691 domain-containing protein — translation MMPTPWETLVAHALIGTDRQTPQIPAGEGQLKALLSQVPTEPESLLLHAAGIVASYQQAGQGAFSQDGPLPTRCPKETLFPCSDRTHQHLQTILNGEHKDVLCELLDLMAQAHQYVPAETLPALLDQGRGHTSLRSHIQAVIGKRGRWLAQHNPVWAYATGQTLPYTQAGEIDQEAVENLWKTSDYALRVNLLKTFRSLKPQAAREMLATTWKQEKANDRATFLAILNNHLSLKDEPFLEAALHDRAQDVRTGARDLLAHLPQSHYCQRMAVQVQTYVQFENNTLSITLPQDDGSWKHERSYSQSSQLGRRGSLLMQIVAAVPLKVWPEDVDGLIQTAQTHQQGAALLQGWTIAAQRQANPSWIQRMMGYWLSNLAEQQTDDSIDFLIKRLPAEQIEPLFLQCLAASSSPAEKAQKCIRLAQWGAFLSPHFSQVWWETLKPSLSPLLAHTSTASQARSQFATLRSLFDTGSLNLHPIIADNVITYLNHLNSEAFSTYQQNSLMLWRSTFEFRKAIWSEF, via the coding sequence ATGATGCCAACCCCTTGGGAAACATTAGTCGCCCATGCCTTAATCGGTACCGATCGCCAAACGCCACAGATACCAGCGGGGGAAGGGCAACTCAAAGCACTGCTCAGCCAAGTGCCGACAGAACCAGAATCCCTACTCTTACACGCTGCAGGGATTGTGGCCAGCTATCAACAGGCCGGACAAGGGGCATTCTCTCAGGACGGACCACTGCCCACTCGCTGTCCAAAAGAAACCTTATTCCCCTGCAGTGACCGTACCCATCAGCATCTACAAACCATTCTCAATGGTGAACACAAAGACGTCTTATGTGAACTCTTGGATCTGATGGCCCAAGCGCACCAATACGTTCCGGCAGAAACATTACCTGCCCTTTTAGATCAGGGACGTGGGCACACCTCGTTACGATCTCATATCCAAGCCGTCATCGGTAAACGGGGGCGCTGGTTAGCACAACATAACCCAGTATGGGCATATGCCACCGGTCAAACTTTGCCTTATACACAGGCTGGGGAAATCGACCAAGAGGCTGTGGAAAACTTGTGGAAAACTTCTGATTACGCCCTCCGAGTCAATCTGTTGAAAACTTTCAGAAGTCTTAAGCCTCAAGCTGCTCGGGAGATGTTAGCTACCACATGGAAGCAAGAAAAGGCCAACGATCGAGCAACATTTCTCGCCATTCTCAACAACCATCTCAGCTTAAAAGATGAACCCTTTCTAGAAGCAGCATTACACGATCGCGCCCAGGATGTCCGAACGGGTGCCCGTGATCTGCTAGCCCACTTACCCCAGTCACACTATTGTCAGCGCATGGCTGTCCAGGTACAAACCTATGTTCAGTTCGAGAACAATACTCTCTCTATTACCCTCCCTCAAGATGATGGCTCCTGGAAACATGAACGTTCTTACTCCCAATCCAGTCAGTTAGGACGGCGAGGGAGTCTGCTGATGCAAATCGTAGCAGCCGTTCCCTTAAAGGTTTGGCCAGAGGATGTAGATGGTCTGATCCAAACCGCCCAGACGCATCAACAGGGTGCTGCTTTATTACAGGGATGGACCATCGCAGCCCAGAGACAAGCCAATCCATCGTGGATCCAACGAATGATGGGCTATTGGCTCAGCAATCTTGCCGAGCAGCAAACCGATGACTCCATTGATTTTCTGATTAAACGATTGCCCGCTGAACAGATTGAGCCGCTATTTCTACAATGTCTAGCCGCATCTAGCTCTCCTGCGGAGAAAGCCCAAAAATGTATCAGATTGGCCCAGTGGGGGGCATTCCTCAGTCCCCATTTCAGTCAGGTTTGGTGGGAAACCCTTAAACCCAGCCTCAGCCCATTACTGGCACACACTTCAACTGCTTCACAGGCACGATCACAGTTTGCAACGTTGCGATCGCTGTTCGATACAGGGTCTCTCAATCTGCATCCCATCATTGCCGATAATGTCATTACTTACCTTAACCACTTGAATAGCGAGGCATTCTCGACCTATCAACAAAACAGCTTGATGCTATGGCGAAGTACCTTCGAATTCCGCAAAGCTATCTGGTCAGAATTTTAA
- a CDS encoding WecB/TagA/CpsF family glycosyltransferase: MLAKPQTILPSPQLAINPRGFELWYQPVYDVSSGNVLQNEVLLRWRDTQGLIHRPKEFMPMVQNADAEPWLDRYVTGQAIAQLKQHAHLKLSINLSKRIVEDRFIAEDIYDLLVNHSVQPHQLHFEVSEASLAKNFQDSVALIRDLKELGCSVTLDNFANQHLTFLQWEKLGVDAVKIDPSLIRDLRQDSPQTRLAKAIIETSTALGQPAIATSVDAYATSRHLVNLSFKSAQGYHFKPPSDHPWLTNTVDILGVPIDNVTQDELLQELKSGIVFTPNVDHLMNLKQDEEFRAAYNIADYKICDSQILYFSSHFLGSPIKEKISGSDLFPAFYTYHKDNPDITIFLLGAAPGVAAQAQQNINARVGRDIVVGSYSPSYGFENNPEECAEIIERIHHSGATVLAIGVGSPKQERWIYRYRQQLAESVNIIFAIGGTLDFEAGTQKRAPKLISTMGVEWLFRLMGEPKRLWKRYLINDLPFLKLMLHQKFDR; the protein is encoded by the coding sequence ATGCTGGCTAAGCCTCAAACCATTCTGCCTTCTCCACAACTTGCAATTAATCCCCGTGGGTTTGAGTTGTGGTATCAACCGGTGTATGACGTTTCTTCAGGGAACGTTCTTCAAAATGAAGTGCTTTTACGATGGCGGGATACCCAAGGGCTGATCCATCGGCCGAAAGAGTTTATGCCAATGGTTCAAAATGCGGATGCTGAGCCATGGTTAGATCGCTATGTGACGGGACAGGCCATTGCCCAATTAAAGCAACACGCTCACCTCAAGCTTTCTATTAATTTATCAAAGCGCATTGTCGAAGATCGCTTTATCGCCGAAGATATTTACGATCTGTTGGTCAACCACAGCGTTCAACCGCACCAACTTCACTTTGAAGTATCAGAAGCGAGTCTGGCCAAAAATTTTCAGGATTCAGTTGCTTTAATCCGAGATCTTAAAGAGCTCGGATGCTCCGTCACCTTAGACAATTTTGCTAATCAACATCTCACCTTTCTGCAGTGGGAAAAACTAGGAGTTGATGCCGTTAAAATCGACCCGTCTTTGATTCGCGACCTAAGACAAGATTCGCCCCAAACGCGATTGGCCAAAGCCATCATAGAAACCAGTACCGCCTTGGGACAACCTGCGATCGCAACTTCCGTAGACGCTTACGCCACCTCTCGTCACTTGGTGAATCTCAGCTTTAAGTCCGCCCAGGGGTATCACTTCAAGCCTCCTAGCGATCACCCTTGGCTCACAAACACAGTTGATATTTTAGGGGTTCCCATTGATAACGTGACCCAAGACGAGTTGCTCCAGGAACTGAAATCGGGCATCGTTTTTACTCCTAATGTTGACCATCTCATGAATCTGAAGCAGGATGAAGAGTTTCGAGCTGCCTACAACATCGCCGACTACAAAATTTGCGACAGCCAGATTCTTTACTTTTCCTCTCATTTCCTTGGCTCACCGATCAAAGAAAAGATTTCAGGGTCAGATTTATTCCCCGCCTTTTACACCTATCACAAAGATAATCCAGACATCACCATTTTTCTGTTAGGTGCTGCGCCAGGCGTAGCCGCTCAAGCGCAACAAAACATCAATGCCCGTGTGGGCCGTGATATCGTTGTTGGTTCTTACTCTCCCTCCTATGGTTTTGAAAACAACCCCGAGGAATGTGCAGAGATTATCGAACGGATTCATCACTCTGGAGCAACGGTTCTTGCCATTGGGGTCGGATCGCCCAAGCAAGAGCGATGGATTTATCGGTATCGTCAACAGCTAGCAGAGTCTGTAAATATTATTTTTGCCATTGGTGGCACTTTAGATTTTGAGGCTGGTACTCAAAAACGGGCTCCAAAACTCATCAGCACCATGGGCGTTGAGTGGCTCTTTCGCCTGATGGGTGAACCGAAACGCCTCTGGAAGCGTTATTTAATTAACGACCTGCCATTCTTGAAATTAATGCTGCATCAAAAATTTGATCGCTAA
- a CDS encoding TerB family tellurite resistance protein yields MDTEHQRLTLQILIGSAWVDHTLSEPEVTYLKQVLDRYHLTQDNELQALLQEPVSAQQTERWIVEFLRQTNQEERLKLLVAIGNLLIADDVVSEIEHDLLDEYHALMAQIPDDPHHITNLVRNIGSYVNKALQTLAHLS; encoded by the coding sequence ATGGATACAGAACACCAACGCTTAACTCTACAAATTTTGATCGGTTCAGCCTGGGTAGACCATACGCTTAGTGAACCCGAAGTCACCTATCTCAAACAGGTACTGGATCGTTACCATCTGACGCAGGATAACGAGTTACAGGCCCTTCTCCAAGAGCCGGTTTCCGCTCAACAAACTGAACGCTGGATCGTTGAGTTTTTAAGACAAACCAACCAAGAAGAACGACTGAAACTCTTGGTAGCCATCGGTAATCTATTAATTGCCGATGATGTGGTGTCAGAGATAGAGCATGACCTACTCGATGAATACCATGCCCTGATGGCTCAGATCCCTGATGATCCACACCACATTACCAACTTAGTCAGAAATATTGGCTCTTACGTTAACAAAGCCCTGCAAACCCTAGCCCACTTGTCCTAA
- a CDS encoding M23 family metallopeptidase → MRSLLPIPKRFRILITLTGQRSVKFSVSPILIILGLSMAAVPAVWAGKTFYALQQRHDQLSESAAEVLEELEVLDGEVEKLRQRAGLSKAERQQVKLEVLDEEVEKLRQRTGLSQVGRQQIKLEDKGGKGGVAVVLDTEQQLQFAKTRLPALASRLKQQVQPALEKTLQAEEARNAALPQGKPTKGHSPISSDFGLRPGPFGGRAEIHDGIDLLGDYGSPIYATANGKIERAGYSGGYGYHVVIQHGYGYQTLYAHLSKLTVKPNTSVKRGQLLGFMGSTGRSTGTHLHYSIYRNENAVDPKPYMVSKQLRDQGFAAAP, encoded by the coding sequence ATGCGTTCTCTCCTTCCGATCCCGAAACGCTTTCGGATCTTGATTACTCTAACAGGACAACGTTCCGTCAAATTCTCGGTTAGTCCTATCCTCATCATTTTGGGCTTATCAATGGCTGCTGTTCCTGCAGTCTGGGCTGGTAAAACGTTTTACGCATTGCAGCAAAGGCATGATCAGCTATCAGAATCAGCTGCTGAAGTGTTAGAAGAACTAGAAGTTCTAGACGGAGAAGTCGAAAAACTTCGTCAGCGAGCTGGATTATCCAAAGCAGAGCGCCAGCAAGTCAAGCTGGAAGTCTTAGACGAAGAAGTCGAAAAACTCCGCCAGCGAACTGGATTATCCCAGGTAGGACGCCAACAAATCAAACTAGAAGATAAGGGTGGTAAAGGTGGAGTTGCCGTCGTGTTGGATACGGAACAGCAGCTCCAATTTGCCAAAACCCGCTTGCCTGCATTAGCTTCTCGCCTGAAGCAGCAGGTTCAACCGGCGCTAGAAAAGACGTTACAGGCAGAAGAAGCTCGTAATGCGGCTCTGCCTCAAGGTAAGCCGACGAAAGGTCACAGTCCTATTTCATCTGATTTTGGTTTACGCCCCGGTCCTTTTGGGGGGCGTGCTGAAATCCATGACGGCATAGATTTATTGGGAGATTATGGGTCTCCCATCTATGCAACAGCCAACGGCAAGATTGAGCGAGCCGGTTATTCCGGTGGCTATGGGTATCATGTGGTGATTCAGCATGGGTATGGATACCAAACCCTGTATGCTCATCTTTCTAAGCTAACGGTTAAACCCAATACGTCTGTTAAGCGAGGACAGTTGTTGGGCTTTATGGGCAGTACGGGGCGATCGACAGGGACTCATTTGCATTACTCGATTTATCGTAATGAAAATGCAGTCGATCCAAAACCCTATATGGTGTCTAAGCAGCTGCGAGACCAGGGCTTTGCTGCTGCACCTTAG
- a CDS encoding ferredoxin — translation MTQKPSKETAVTTAHPQESALQKTVKALGLAKIQRHIFICADQTVDKCCDKAASIEAWTYLKKRLRELGLDQPTDNCVFRTKANCLRVCQQGPIIVIYPDGVWYHSATPPVLERIIQEHLLKNQIISEFLFLQHPLPEHLVKTE, via the coding sequence ATGACTCAAAAGCCTTCCAAGGAAACAGCAGTGACCACTGCCCATCCTCAAGAGTCTGCATTACAAAAAACAGTGAAGGCGCTGGGTTTAGCAAAGATCCAGCGTCACATTTTTATCTGTGCCGATCAAACGGTGGATAAATGTTGTGATAAGGCAGCCAGTATAGAAGCTTGGACTTACCTCAAAAAGCGATTGAGGGAGCTAGGCTTAGACCAACCAACGGACAACTGCGTTTTCCGCACTAAAGCCAATTGTCTGCGTGTCTGCCAGCAAGGTCCAATTATCGTAATTTATCCGGATGGCGTTTGGTATCATTCCGCTACGCCACCCGTGCTTGAAAGGATTATCCAAGAACATTTACTGAAGAACCAAATCATTTCAGAATTTCTGTTCCTTCAGCATCCTTTACCTGAACACCTGGTAAAGACTGAATAG
- a CDS encoding FHA domain-containing protein, which translates to MHDPKNDSSERHVLVINDGKRRAIALDSAAYSIGRDESNAIVLDSPTISRKHAILLRLPTPGKSTYRYRLIDGDSEGNRSANGVFVNDKRCSSQELADGDRIGLGRKIKASYLVVSMGEAEFIRYLESTDFQRLKSDAVNPKATVVAAEAELAASPTAKTRLARDPAAILSQANSGPAALDTMPESTAVSSNPRKADDRRQKQTLIVRQQPRLWMLSVPIVLIILAGLGGWYWVSQQEPQLSPTPTTQSE; encoded by the coding sequence ATGCACGACCCTAAAAACGATTCTTCTGAACGGCACGTTCTGGTTATTAACGATGGTAAACGTCGTGCGATTGCCCTTGACTCAGCAGCCTATTCTATTGGGCGAGATGAGTCTAACGCTATCGTGCTGGATTCTCCCACGATTTCTCGTAAGCATGCCATTCTTCTGCGCTTGCCGACTCCTGGAAAAAGCACCTATCGTTACCGACTTATTGATGGAGACTCTGAAGGCAACCGCAGTGCTAATGGGGTCTTCGTCAATGACAAGCGGTGTAGTTCTCAAGAACTAGCGGATGGCGATCGCATTGGTCTAGGACGCAAGATTAAAGCGTCCTACCTGGTAGTGTCGATGGGAGAAGCAGAATTTATCCGGTATTTGGAATCCACGGATTTTCAGCGTCTCAAATCTGATGCCGTGAATCCTAAAGCAACAGTGGTCGCTGCCGAAGCAGAATTGGCTGCATCGCCGACGGCCAAAACCCGTCTTGCTCGAGATCCTGCTGCTATCCTTTCCCAGGCGAATTCAGGTCCTGCTGCTCTGGATACCATGCCGGAGTCCACGGCAGTGAGCTCTAACCCTCGGAAAGCGGATGATAGGCGACAAAAACAAACCTTGATTGTTCGCCAACAACCGCGGCTATGGATGTTGAGTGTGCCCATTGTGCTCATTATCTTGGCTGGACTGGGAGGATGGTATTGGGTGAGCCAACAAGAGCCTCAACTTTCTCCTACGCCTACCACTCAAAGTGAATAA
- a CDS encoding 2Fe-2S iron-sulfur cluster-binding protein: protein MSQTYSVEIHHQGAVHMVSVPEDTTILQAAQDAGVDLPSSCCAGVCTTCASLILEGEVEQEDAMGLGPDLLDQGYALLCVAYPRSDIKLESDKEELVYKLQFGQSQ, encoded by the coding sequence ATGTCACAGACTTATTCCGTAGAGATTCACCATCAAGGCGCCGTCCATATGGTGAGCGTCCCTGAAGACACCACAATTTTGCAAGCTGCTCAGGATGCTGGAGTTGATTTACCTAGCTCTTGCTGTGCTGGCGTATGTACGACTTGTGCCTCGTTAATCTTGGAAGGTGAAGTAGAACAAGAAGATGCAATGGGGTTAGGACCCGATTTATTGGACCAGGGATATGCACTATTATGTGTCGCCTACCCCCGGTCAGATATCAAGCTTGAATCTGACAAAGAAGAGCTGGTATACAAATTACAATTTGGGCAATCTCAGTAA
- a CDS encoding DUF3326 domain-containing protein encodes MSLTARPFTVVLLIPTGIGAAIGGYAGDAIPVIRTLSVVCDRIITHPNVLNGAQLYWPIPNAWYVEGYGLDQFAAGRWGLRPVHQNRIGVVLDQAIEPELRLRHLQAIDAARATLGISITDVCVTDTPLGVTLKTADSGATWGTLDQPDSLLRAVEHLLNDRATSAIALVARFPDDLDSDMLQAYRQGQGVDALAGAEAVISHLVVQQFQIPCAHAPALSPLPLDPHLNPRAAAEELGYTFLPSVLVGLSRAPQFIQDSAQPTDLWQDQVDAVVVPASACGSGAILSLNATPAHIITVMDNTTTMHATAQSLGIESIPVQSYAEAVGVLAASKAGVDVKALRPDIPSLIPRDMV; translated from the coding sequence ATCTCGCTAACTGCTCGGCCTTTTACCGTTGTCTTATTAATACCAACAGGCATTGGGGCAGCAATTGGTGGTTATGCAGGAGATGCAATTCCGGTCATTCGAACCTTGTCCGTAGTTTGCGATCGCATCATCACCCATCCCAATGTTCTCAATGGAGCCCAACTCTACTGGCCCATCCCCAATGCTTGGTATGTCGAAGGCTATGGGTTAGATCAATTTGCTGCTGGACGATGGGGGCTACGACCGGTCCACCAGAACCGAATCGGCGTCGTTCTCGACCAAGCCATTGAACCTGAGTTACGCCTGCGGCACTTGCAGGCTATTGATGCTGCCCGCGCGACATTAGGGATAAGCATCACAGATGTCTGTGTGACGGATACGCCTTTAGGAGTCACCCTTAAAACCGCTGATTCTGGGGCCACCTGGGGCACGCTGGATCAACCTGATAGCTTGCTGCGGGCCGTCGAACATCTGCTCAATGACCGGGCCACGAGTGCGATCGCACTCGTGGCCCGGTTCCCTGATGACTTAGACAGCGACATGCTTCAAGCCTATCGCCAAGGCCAAGGGGTCGATGCTTTAGCCGGTGCTGAGGCAGTCATTAGCCATCTAGTCGTCCAGCAGTTTCAAATCCCCTGTGCCCATGCTCCTGCCCTCTCCCCCTTACCGCTAGATCCACACTTAAATCCACGGGCCGCAGCCGAAGAACTGGGCTATACCTTTTTACCCTCCGTTTTAGTCGGTTTATCGCGAGCCCCTCAGTTTATTCAAGACTCCGCTCAGCCTACCGATCTCTGGCAGGATCAAGTCGATGCGGTAGTTGTCCCAGCCAGCGCCTGCGGTAGCGGTGCCATCCTCAGTTTAAACGCTACCCCAGCTCACATCATTACGGTGATGGACAATACCACCACCATGCATGCAACAGCTCAGAGCTTAGGTATTGAGAGTATTCCCGTACAGTCCTATGCCGAAGCCGTGGGTGTGCTTGCAGCTTCTAAAGCAGGGGTTGATGTAAAAGCATTACGTCCAGATATTCCCTCCTTGATCCCTCGGGACATGGTTTAA
- a CDS encoding CPBP family intramembrane glutamic endopeptidase yields MVDRPNQQPELESLTRTQVLIAMGVTALLLLFLAKVFQYFGNFATLPMTWQSQQAVLGIGIGFGITAASAIIYQLWPQYRLSASLYLQLVIQPLVWTDLIWLGLLPGLSEELLFRGVIFPMVGLNWVGLILSSIVFGVLHLNSPQQWSYVVWVTVVGFVLGYSAWSTGNLLVPVIAHITTNIITGVSWKITHPPQHPLGKT; encoded by the coding sequence GTGGTTGATCGCCCTAATCAGCAGCCTGAACTAGAGTCCCTAACCCGCACACAAGTCTTGATTGCCATGGGGGTAACAGCATTGCTGTTACTATTCCTGGCTAAGGTTTTCCAATATTTTGGTAATTTTGCAACCTTGCCCATGACGTGGCAATCGCAACAGGCTGTTTTGGGTATCGGCATTGGCTTCGGGATTACAGCTGCGAGTGCTATTATCTATCAGTTATGGCCCCAGTATCGGCTCTCTGCATCCTTATATTTGCAGCTCGTTATTCAGCCCCTCGTCTGGACTGACTTAATCTGGTTAGGGCTGTTACCGGGCTTGAGTGAAGAATTATTATTTCGAGGTGTGATCTTCCCAATGGTAGGTCTGAATTGGGTGGGTCTCATTTTATCGAGCATCGTTTTTGGGGTCCTGCATCTGAATAGTCCCCAACAATGGTCTTATGTGGTTTGGGTAACCGTCGTTGGCTTTGTGCTCGGTTATAGCGCTTGGAGCACAGGCAATTTACTAGTGCCTGTCATTGCCCATATCACCACCAATATCATTACGGGAGTGTCATGGAAAATCACTCACCCTCCCCAGCATCCCTTGGGCAAAACCTAG
- a CDS encoding sigma-70 family RNA polymerase sigma factor, with translation MMKLPDFPESNHPLVLSLQNYSDQELVQGFQQYPDEGKYFIALFCRFGAMSYALLRNMARSHLQVDYLYARVWRNIFYELNHLVMETGGPSFSLQAWITNKVAACITEDQLPAVETIQYTLSTAPPPLWCYIQIALDHVPPLPRLILVLSQTFRWQDPRIEAVLQAEGQDITPEDINQYRQEAYQALQAALPQDIQDIYFRASSQTSLFSS, from the coding sequence ATGATGAAACTGCCAGACTTCCCAGAATCCAATCATCCGTTGGTGCTGTCGTTGCAAAATTACAGCGACCAAGAGCTAGTGCAAGGGTTTCAGCAATATCCTGATGAGGGCAAATACTTCATCGCTCTTTTTTGTCGGTTTGGCGCGATGTCTTATGCTCTCCTGCGCAATATGGCGAGATCGCATCTCCAAGTTGATTATCTATATGCCAGAGTGTGGCGCAATATCTTCTATGAGCTCAATCATTTGGTGATGGAGACAGGGGGACCCAGTTTTTCATTGCAGGCATGGATTACCAATAAGGTTGCTGCCTGTATTACGGAAGATCAGCTCCCTGCGGTTGAAACGATTCAATACACCTTGTCAACCGCTCCCCCACCCTTATGGTGCTATATCCAAATCGCTTTGGATCACGTGCCGCCTTTACCGAGGTTGATTCTAGTTCTGTCCCAAACCTTTCGTTGGCAAGACCCTCGGATTGAGGCGGTTTTGCAGGCAGAAGGGCAAGATATTACGCCTGAGGATATCAACCAATATCGACAGGAAGCCTATCAAGCATTGCAAGCTGCATTGCCTCAGGATATTCAAGACATTTATTTCAGGGCATCGTCACAAACATCTTTGTTCTCGTCTTAG
- the rpmB gene encoding 50S ribosomal protein L28, with protein MGKKCQLTGKKANNAFAVSHSHRRTHKLQEANLQWKRVWWPQEKRWVKLRLSTKAIKTLEKKGLAAFAREAGINLNQV; from the coding sequence ATGGGCAAAAAATGCCAATTAACGGGAAAAAAAGCAAATAATGCGTTTGCAGTTTCCCATTCCCACCGCCGAACCCACAAGTTGCAAGAAGCCAATTTGCAATGGAAGAGGGTTTGGTGGCCCCAAGAAAAGCGCTGGGTCAAGCTCCGACTATCCACTAAAGCGATTAAGACTCTTGAGAAAAAAGGTCTAGCTGCTTTTGCTCGCGAAGCTGGGATTAACCTTAACCAGGTCTAG
- a CDS encoding 2'-5' RNA ligase family protein, which yields MDRYFLALFPPEYLQEEVCCIQQKFAEQYHSCKALNSPPHITLQPPFDWPPDASTAHPPITALIQGLTAWANSLQPLPVQLSGFDVFEPRVIYIHVQPTPALLALQTQLQHYCATVWDIRDTRLQSRSFIPHMTVAFRDLTRANFYASWPHFQDRPFEHHFIASCLTLLKHNGQRWETFSQAIFGA from the coding sequence GTGGATCGATATTTTTTAGCTCTCTTTCCTCCTGAATATCTTCAGGAGGAAGTTTGCTGTATACAACAAAAATTTGCAGAACAGTATCACAGTTGCAAAGCACTCAATTCTCCACCTCACATCACGCTGCAACCTCCGTTTGACTGGCCACCCGATGCGAGCACTGCTCATCCACCCATTACAGCGTTAATCCAAGGGCTAACGGCATGGGCTAACTCTCTCCAACCATTGCCCGTTCAACTCTCGGGGTTTGATGTTTTTGAGCCCCGCGTTATTTATATCCATGTGCAGCCCACACCAGCTTTACTCGCCTTACAGACCCAGCTGCAACACTATTGTGCAACGGTTTGGGATATCAGAGACACTCGATTGCAGTCTCGTTCGTTCATTCCTCATATGACCGTGGCTTTTCGCGATTTAACACGGGCTAATTTCTATGCATCATGGCCTCACTTCCAAGATCGCCCGTTTGAGCATCACTTTATCGCTTCTTGCTTAACCCTCCTTAAACACAATGGTCAACGCTGGGAGACATTTTCTCAAGCCATTTTTGGCGCTTAG